One stretch of Sander lucioperca isolate FBNREF2018 chromosome 13, SLUC_FBN_1.2, whole genome shotgun sequence DNA includes these proteins:
- the vkorc1l1 gene encoding vitamin K epoxide reductase complex subunit 1-like protein 1, with protein sequence MYACLQLGQRVMAAPVLRVSTPRWERIARLLVCLLGILLSLYAFHVEREKARDPSYKAMCDVSSSISCSKVFSSRWGRGFGLLGSIFGNDSALNQPNSVYGIVFYAFQLLLGMTVSAMAALILMTTSILSVVGSLYLGYILYFVLKDFCIICITTYALNFILFILNYKRLVYLNEAWKQQLQAKQD encoded by the exons ATGTATGCGTGTCTCCAGCTAGGCCAGAGAGTGATGGCGGCGCCCGTCCTGAGAGTGTCCACCCCTCGGTGGGAAAGAATAGCTAGGCTTCTTGTTTGCTTGTTAGGcatactgttgtctctttatgCCTTTCACGTCGAGAGGGAAAAGGCTCGGGATCCGAGTTATAAGGCTATGTGCGACGTCAGCAGCTCCATCAGCTGTTCAAAAGTGTTCAGCTCAAG GTGGGGTCGAGGATTTGGACTCTTAGGCTCCATTTTTGGAAATGACAGTGCACTGAACCAACCCAACAGTGTCTACGGGATTGTCTTTTATgcctttcagctcctactag GAATGACTGTCAGTGCAATGGCCGCCCTTATTCTCATGACGACATCCATCTTGTCGGTGGTGGGTTCGCTCTACCTGGGCTACATCCTCTACTTTGTCCTAAAGGACTTCTGCATCATCTGCATCACCACATACGCGCTGAACTTCATTCTCTTTATTCTCAACTACAAGCGACTGGTTTACTTGAACGAGGCCTGGAAGCAGCAGCTTCAGGCCAAGCAGGACTAA
- the znhit3 gene encoding zinc finger HIT domain-containing protein 3, whose product MQICSVCSEHIPKYRCPACKIRYCSLGCYKRHKDTCLPVEQPVPIEPKVKDSFNTETWTVEDLLQEEEDIVDKVPLQRLQLLGQSKELRDLLCNPHLRQLLRSIDSADSKDDAMKAAMQEPLFVEFSDQCSKIVDN is encoded by the exons ATGCAGATATGCAGTGTGTGCAGCGAACATATACCGAAATACAGATGCCCAGCCTGCAAAATAAGATA TTGTTCACTTGGCTGTTACAAGAGGCATAAAG ACACTTGCCTTCCTGTTGAGCAGCCTGTACCTATTGAGCCTAAAGTGAAGGATTCTTTCAACACTG AGACATGGACTGTTGAGGATCTTctgcaggaagaggaggacatTGTTGACAAAGTGCCTCTGCAGAGGCTCCAGCTGTTAG GTCAGTCAAAAGAGCTAAGAGATCTTCTGTGCAACCCCCATCTGAGACAGTTACTGCGCTCCATTGACAGTGCAGACAGCAAAGACGATGCGATGAAGGCTGCCATGCAGGAGCCTCTGTTTGTAGAATTTTCAGATCAGTGTTCGAAAATTGTCGATAATTAA